In a single window of the Chaetodon trifascialis isolate fChaTrf1 chromosome 19, fChaTrf1.hap1, whole genome shotgun sequence genome:
- the fosab gene encoding v-fos FBJ murine osteosarcoma viral oncogene homolog Ab, protein MMFTAFNTECDSSSRCSTASPSGDNLGYYPSPAGSYSSMGSPQSQDFTDLTASSASFIPTVTAISTSPDLQWMVQPLISSVAPSHRAHPYSPSPAYSRPAMRSAASKAHSSSKKGRMEITPEEEEKKRVRRERNKQAAAKCRNRRRELTDTLQAETDQLEDEKSSLQNDIANLLKEKERLEFILAAHQPICKIPSELDTDFSVVSMSPAHPCLSTKVSQPQTTIPEASTIAPTQPTFTSTSTSNSIFSSSSSSSSTSILSTATVSNSTVKMTDLDTLVLEESLDLLTKTEMETARSVPEMDLSNSLYTTQDWEALHNSTSTNDFEPLCTPVVTCTPACTTFTSSFVFSFPEADTFPTCGIAHRRGSNSNDQSSDSLSSPTLLAL, encoded by the exons ATGATGTTTACCGCTTTCAACACGGAGTGCGATTCTTCCTCCCGCTGCAGTACCGCCTCCCCGTCCGGGGACAATCTGGGATACTACCCGTCACCAGCGGGATCTTACTCCAGCATGGGATCGCCCCAGTCTCAG GATTTCACTGACCTGACAGCATCAAGTGCCTCCTTCATTCCCACTGTAACAGCCATTTCGACAAGCCCAGATCTGCAGTGGATGGTCCAGCCTTTGATCTCCTCAGTGGCCCCTTCTCACAGAGCTCACCCCTACAGCCCCAGTCCCGCCTACTCGAGACCAGCCATGAGGTCTGCAGCATCCAAGGCTCACAGCTCTTCCAAGAAGGGCAGAATGGAG ATAACacccgaggaggaggagaagaaaagagttcgcagagagagaaataagcaGGCGGCAGCAAAGTGCCGCAACAGGAGGCGAGAGCTCACAGACACTCTGCAAGCT GAAACTGATCAGCTGGAGGATGAGAAGTCCAGCCTGCAGAACGATATTGCTAATCTTctgaaggagaaggaaaggCTTGAGTTCATTCTGGCTGCCCATCAACCCATCTGCAAAATCCCCTCAGAGCTGGACACAGACTTCTCCGTGGTCTCCATGTCTCCTGCCCATCCCTGCCTCTCTACCAAGGTGTCCCAACCACAGACCACCATCCCAGAAGCATCCACTATCGCACCCACCCAGCCAACCTTCACCTCAACCTCAACCTCCAACTCGatcttctccagcagcagcagcagcagcagcacctccatcctctccaccGCCACCGTCTCCAACAGCACCGTCAAGATGACAGACCTGGACACCCTTGTCCTGGAGGAGTCTCTGGATCTGCTGAcgaagacagagatggagacagcACGGTCGGTGCCGGAGATGGACCTGTCCAACTCCCTCTACACAACTCAGGACTGGGAGGCCCTTCACAACTCAACCAGTACCAATGACTTTGAGCCCCTGTGCACGCCCGTGGTGACCTGCACACCGGCCTGCACCACCTTCACGTCTTCTTTCGTATTTAGCTTCCCAGAGGCAGACACCTTCCCCACTTGTGGCATCGCCCACAGGAGAGGAAGCAACAGCAACGACCAGTCCTCTGACTCCCTCAGCTCACCCACCCTGCTGGCCCTTTAA